Genomic window (Nicotiana sylvestris chromosome 7, ASM39365v2, whole genome shotgun sequence):
TATTCATTTAGttaaatataattatttttcttttaggTGAAATATTTCTTTTTGGAGAATAATGAAAGTACAAGTAACCCATCGTTAAATGATTACGACTTCATCCTATATGACAGTGAAGAAAATAACGGTAAAATGCATGGTTTTAGGTTTTACCTtattatataatataatatttgcTTGGAGTACgaatatattatatataaattagtAGTTGGTTTAATTGTTAAGTTTCTTTCGTCtaatgaatttttgaaaatgaCATGTTTTGACAATAGAAAATGTGTTAATAATCAATTGGAAAAGTAAAAAATAGTACGATGAGATCAACCCTTAAGGACAAAGGTTAGTTTTCTTTTCTCCCGCTCCAAAAaagaatttttatatattttttaaaaaaaaaaataagagaaaaaattaTACAGTAACTAATAATAGAAAAAGGAAACCACAGAGAAAATATCAGGAAATAACTGGAATGTTGGCTGATATGAAAGGTAGTTAAACAGATGAGATAAGCAATTTCATATGAATATCTTGTGCTTACATTTTCCATTACATCAAAAGTTGGGGTCCACAAGCCTAATAGATTAAGGTTTTGTCATTTTTCTTAAGTAATCATACTCGTAACTAGAAAAGTCAAATTAATTATGAAAAATCTTTTATTGTGGCTGCTATAATTAGCAGGTGCCAGCTAAAATTTTGGTTTCTTAATATATCTTGCATGTCCCGTTTATTAATCACACGTATTTTTTTTCCTAATCGTACCAAATAATTTTAAATGAATAATTAGTATTTCATGGCTTGTAAGGCAATGCTCCGGTAGAAATTCGGTGACCTATTCCAATCAGAGGCGGGTCTAAGATTTTTATAATATAGGTGGACCactaaaaaagaaggaaaaagaaagtaTTAAGTGGGAATTAATTGTTTGCTCTTCTAAGTAAATAACTTAGTATTCAATCAAGTACACCATTTAGCCTCTATGTTGACAGATAATATTTGATCAATTCTGaaaaatatgtacataaaatattTAGTTTGGCGGAGAGATCATGGGTTCACGTACCCTATGTATTAGCCTATAAATCCGCCATGATTCCAATAGAAGTAAGAATCGTAAGAGAGCTCAAAATTAATATAATAAGGTATAAAGTTACGTACTCTAAATTGACATAAATAATATTTCAGGCAAATGTCACGTCAACAAAATATCGTAAAGAGGATGCTGAAGATAAGGAAGCAAATTTTAATCATAATGACACATTCCAAAGTCGTGCAATGCTTGAGAATTCGTGCAAAATAACTACAAAGTAAACTTAATCATTCTTTATTGAGTTGGATTGTATATGATGTTGTTCACTCTTTTGGACATATAACTAAACTGAAATAGTTAATCTTTTcgttcaaaaaacaaaaaaacttaatcattttctcttcctttttctaCCCCCCTCCCCCCGCCCCCCGCGTCCCTTTCTGTCTTCCTTACTCCATTTGCGTttcttatatttaaaaatataatgacaaaaagaaagaaaaaagaaacaaatagaaaTGAGATTATACTCATAAAGAAAAAGTTGGTAGTGAAAAAATATGTGTTCTAATAACGTCTGGCATAACGACTTTGATAGTATATGATAAGCATGTTTTGGTCATGCCTTAGTTTTAACTTTGTTTTTTCTTAGATATCGGCTTACGTCGAAAACGGAAACTGCCATTGACTTTCATTCATATTTAgagtataaaaaataaaaaaagacaaATAAGCCTAAAGAAATATTCCTGTCCTATAACGCCCCAACACCCTCGTATATGATTTGTTATCATTCGTTTGTAGTTTTCAAATTATTAATCTTGTTTATTACTGTTATCAACTTTGTTAACTTTTTCCATATTTTATCTTTATCCTTAACAATATAATATGACTAAAATAAAGTACAATATAGCTTAAATAAAAGGACTTGTAGTAATAGTTGCACAAAATAAGTCGGGAATATTTTTTAATTCAGCTCCAATTTGTTTGGTACATTTATCAAAAGTCAACTTGACCAATATTTATAGTGAAACAAGGCCTATGTACATTAATTCGcttacaaaatatttttttagaaattcagAAACTATAGAAAAAAAATAGTCTTAGAGCTGAGAGCAACACTTCTCATATAGAAAGATGAAATAAGACATTTACAAATGTTAGTGGGAATTTATTGTGAGGCTATTAAAAAGACAAATATTTCGGGAAGAATATAAGAAAGGAGAGTTATTTTATCTCACGTGTAAAAACTATTTTAAGTTCAATGCATTGACAGTGTGGAAATATAAAATTGAATATCAAGCCATGTTATCAATTCCCGAGTAAACCATAGCTATATATTTCTTTGagttataaatatttaatttaatttaatcatGTGCAGTATAAATAATCTAATATATGACACGTGTGTACATATATCTCGCACGGATTTATTTTTTAATGTATATCTCATATAGATGACTAGAAAATATAATGTCAAAATATACtactcctttttttctttcttttttttaaaatatattataAGTTGAGGTAATTTCTAAAACTTATATACAATGAATTGGGACATAACTCACAATAAGCAACAGAAAAACTATAACTGTGATTATGAATATTCAAACTTCTTGTTATTCAAGGAACGTGCGTTAATTACACCATTTAATttgaataattttattattaacaaGAATAATTCAAACTCCTCACTATCCTACGTGTAAGCCATGTCATGCGTGAGAGTCAAACGCTCCTCGTGCGTGTATTGCTGACTCTCATACTCTCAAAAGTCCAATACCTACTGCGCGCCTtacttttacctctatatatATCCCCTCAACCGCCATGAAAATCCATATCAAAGCTTCAATCATATAACTGTACTCTTCTTTCTTCATCCAAAAACCATTTCTAAACACTGAAAATCCTGAATAATTTCTGTAAACTGAAAACGATGCCGAGAAAAGGAATGAGAACTCTCAATTGGTTTTCTCCTAAACATTCAACAACTGATAGTACTTCTCAATTCTCTTCCCCTTCGCGTTTCGGATTTTCTCCTTCTCGGCCTAGTTTTTCAGAAGCGGTGATTGATCGGACACTGGATATGGCGGAGCCGATGATCATGAAGTGGGACCCAGACACCACTACCTTTGCTAAGGTGACTTCTCTGTTCTATGAAAATAGAAGAGAAGCCAAGGATTTTATCAAGTGTGTGCATAATCTACAGAAGGCTATGCACTTTCACTCAACTGAGAATTCGAGATCCGATAAGCTTGTTCGTGCTCAATCTTTAATGCAAATTGCAATGAAACGGCTGCAAAAGGAGTTTTACCAAATTCTTTCAATAAACAGAGCTCATTTGGATCCTGAATCCATATCTACTGTCTCTTCCCGTATTTCGACCCGATCGAGTATTTCTGATTTCGACGTTGAAGATGACGATGATCGTGTAATTGGCGGTGAGTCTATTTCTGAAGTTGAGGATTTTTCTGTTGTTGTAATGTCGGATTTGAGATTGATAGCGGAGTGCATGATCTCTTCTGGCTATGCGAAAGAGTGCTTGAAGATTTACAAAGTTATACGTAAATCGATCGTTGACGAAGGCATTTATAGACTCGGTGTTGAGAAATTGAGTTCTTCGCAAGTTCATAAAATGGATTGGGAAGTTGTGGATCTGAAAATCAAGGATTGGCTTAACGCGGTGGATGTAGCTATGAAAACATTGTTCAACGGAGAGAGAATTCTCTGTGATCACGTCTTCGCATTCAACGATGCAATAAGAGAGTCGTGTTTTACTGAAATTTCAAAAGACGGCGCCATGATTTTGTTTAGTTTCCCGGAAAATGTGGCCAAAAATAGCAAGAAGTCGCCGGAAAAAGTGTTCCGGCTGCTTGATAAGTACACCGCTATCGCCGAACACTGGCCGGAGATTGAAGCTATATTCTCTTTCGATTCAGAATCCATTATCCGATCTCAGGCATTGACGTCACTCGTCAAGCTTGGCGAATCTATAAGGACGGCGTTGGCTGAGTTTGAAACTGCTCTACAAAAGGAATCCTCAAAGACGACAGTTGCCGGAGGTGGAATCCATCCTCTCACCATTGACGCAATGAATTACATAATTCTACTCGCTGATTACAGCAACGTACTCTCCGACATCCTCGCCGAAGCTCCTCCTCCGGCAAAAGCTTCGTTGCCTGAATCATTTTTCGGCATTGTGGATTCTGATGCGTCTCCGGTACCGGCGATCTCACTCCGATTCGCTTGGTTGATTCTCCTTCTTCTCTGCAAACTCGACGGCAAAGCAAAACAGTACAAAGATGTATCTCTCGCGTATCTCTTCTTAGCCAACAATCTTCAATACGTCGTCGTAAAAGTCCGTTCATCGAATCTCAAGTACTTGCTTGGTGAAAATTGGATATCAAAACAGGAGGGAAAAATCAAACAGTTTGCATCAAACAATGAACGGCTAGGATGGGGCCACGTCATAGAATCTCTCCCGCAAGAGCCAAATGCTACAATGACTCCCCAACAAGTGAAGgagattttcaagaaatttaaTTCGTTTTTCGAGCAAGCTCACCGGAAGCAATCTGTGTGCGTCGTACCTAATAGTAAACTTCGTGACTCTCTGAAAGTGTCAATCGCGAGGAAAATACTTCCACTATATCGGGAATTTTACAATACACATAAACATATGATGGCAATAGAGAGACACTCGAGTCACGTAATCAAATTTTCCCCTGAGGATATAGGGCATTACTTGTCCGATTTATTTTTTGGACCAATTGAGTCGGAAAGTTCCTCATCCGTTGAGTCTTCACCATCACGTACAATACCGTCAAGATTGCGGTGAAGAGAAATAAATACTTAATTTTTCTTCTTGTTATGTCATGTAATTATGTATAAACATGAAGATCA
Coding sequences:
- the LOC104229427 gene encoding exocyst complex component EXO70H1-like, encoding MPRKGMRTLNWFSPKHSTTDSTSQFSSPSRFGFSPSRPSFSEAVIDRTLDMAEPMIMKWDPDTTTFAKVTSLFYENRREAKDFIKCVHNLQKAMHFHSTENSRSDKLVRAQSLMQIAMKRLQKEFYQILSINRAHLDPESISTVSSRISTRSSISDFDVEDDDDRVIGGESISEVEDFSVVVMSDLRLIAECMISSGYAKECLKIYKVIRKSIVDEGIYRLGVEKLSSSQVHKMDWEVVDLKIKDWLNAVDVAMKTLFNGERILCDHVFAFNDAIRESCFTEISKDGAMILFSFPENVAKNSKKSPEKVFRLLDKYTAIAEHWPEIEAIFSFDSESIIRSQALTSLVKLGESIRTALAEFETALQKESSKTTVAGGGIHPLTIDAMNYIILLADYSNVLSDILAEAPPPAKASLPESFFGIVDSDASPVPAISLRFAWLILLLLCKLDGKAKQYKDVSLAYLFLANNLQYVVVKVRSSNLKYLLGENWISKQEGKIKQFASNNERLGWGHVIESLPQEPNATMTPQQVKEIFKKFNSFFEQAHRKQSVCVVPNSKLRDSLKVSIARKILPLYREFYNTHKHMMAIERHSSHVIKFSPEDIGHYLSDLFFGPIESESSSSVESSPSRTIPSRLR